In Phragmites australis chromosome 16, lpPhrAust1.1, whole genome shotgun sequence, one DNA window encodes the following:
- the LOC133895842 gene encoding HMG-Y-related protein A-like, with the protein MATEDAPKPSPLPPYPEMILAAIEALNDKNGSNKSAISKFIEGKHGDLPPAHASLLTAHLARMKETGELIFLKNNYFRADAPDAPPKRGRGRPPKPRDPNAPPPPPKPSSPRPRGRPPKSKSVDPLEAAVAQATAGMPKARGRPPKKAKASPAPAPAGDGTAPVKRGRGRPPKVRPAVPSETAAA; encoded by the exons ATGGCCACCGAGGATGCCCCCAAGCCGTCCCCGCTCCCGCCCTACCCTGAG ATGATACTGGCGGCGATCGAGGCGCTGAACGACAAGAACGGGTCGAACAAGTCGGCGATCTCCAAGTTCATCGAGGGCAAGCACGGCGACCTGCCGCCGGCTCACGCGTCGCTGCTGACCGCGCACCTGGCGCGCATGAAGGAGACCGGCGAGCTCATCTTCCTGAAGAACAACTATTTCCGCGCCGATGCCCCCGACGCGCCGCCCaagcgcggccgcggccgcccgCCCAAGCCCCGGGACCCcaacgcgccgccgccgccgcccaagcCGTCCTCCCCGCGGCCCCGCGGCCGCCCGCCCAAGTCCAAGTCCGTGGACCCTCTCGAGGCCGCCGTCGCCCAGGCCACCGCCGGCATGCCCAAGGCCCGCGGCCGCCCGCCCAAGAAGGCCAAGGCCagccccgcccccgcccccgccggcgACGGCACCGCCCCCGTCAAGCGCGGCCGCGGCAGGCCCCCCAAGGTACGCCCCGCCGTGCCCAGCGAGACGGCGGCGGCTTGA